The following is a genomic window from Halorubellus sp. JP-L1.
ACCGTATCTCGCCGCCGGCACCTGGCTTGCTGAAGTCGAAGTTGATGCCGTCGACGAGGCAGTTGGAGACGTTCTGGAACGTCAGGTACGTCTCCTGGTCGCAGTACCCGGGCTCCGGGACGAACGTCGGACGGCGGGTTGAGGCGGCCGCGATCGTGAAGTTGTCGCGGTCCTGCACGGTCATCGGTTCGAAGCGGTACGTCCCGGGTGGGAACGACAGGAGCGTGTCCCCGCTCGCGTATTCCTCGAGGAGTTCGTTGACCGGAACGGTCCCGGACGGGTCCGCGCCCACCTCCACTGCGTTGACCACGTTGTCGTGCCGGTCGACGTGCCGGACCTCCTGCTGGGCCGGCCCCTCCTGTGGGTCCTGGTCGTCGGGTACCTCCGTCGAGGGAGGTGACCCGTTCACGTTCTCCGCGGGCCCCGGCGAGGGGTCGTCCGACCGCGCCGAATCGGTCGCGTACTGGCCGACGCCGTATCCGAGGGCACCGACGCCGCCGACGACGCCGACTCGCTTCAGGAGCTGTCGGCGGTCCATCTCGAGCGTCGAGCCGTCGGTTCCCGCGTCGGGGTCGTCGTTACGCATCCGGGAAGCGTCCCGGCCCTCTCCCCGGGTGACGGGCGCGTTCGAGTGAGTATTCGACGAGCGAGCCCGTGAGGTCGGCGACGAGCGAGCCCGTGGTCCCGGTCTCGCCGGTCGACGGCCAACTGTCCCGCGACGCTGCACCCGCTTGCGTCGCTGCACGTTCGGGAGTCGCTGCCCGTTCGAATGTCGCGGGCCGTGTCCCGGTCGCTGGAACGAGACCGGGTTGGCGAGTCGAATCGAGGAGGAGGCTGTCGAGAGCGGTCACGAGAGGAACACTCTCCAGCGGCCGCTTTGTTATGCCATCCCTATCCCCGTACCGGAGGGCACAAACACTGGCATCCCCCGTGGCTGCGAGAGGGCGACTCGGCCCCCGTTACGCGTTCGCGAGTTCGATGCGAGCCGAGTCGGAATCCAGTCGTTGCGTCAGCAGGGAACTGAGTCGCGACCGGACTGGGGCGTCAGTTCGACCGCCAGCCGTCGTACCCCGGGATGACGTCCGAGAACGAGACGTTCGCGTCCTCGCCGTACGCGTTCGAGGAGAACGACATGTTCGTCCAGTCGGAGACGTTCTCCTGAACGATCGTCTGCCCGCCCTGGTCGGTCGGGCCGTCCGGGTCGGGCGCGTTCGGGTTCCAGAACCAGTTGTCAGTGATGACGGCCTGGTCCGGGACGTCCCGGATGTCGATCGCGTGGTTCAGGTTCCCGTCGTACTCGCGGTGGACGGTCTCTACGACGTTGTTGTGGATGTCGTAGACGCCGCCAGCAGGCGGGTGCACGTCGATGTTGTGCTGGACTTCGGTCGGCCCGAAGTGATTGTACCGGCACGTGTAGCTCCCGGTCCCCTGACTCATCGCGACCGAGTGGCGGTTGTAGTTGAAGTAGTTGTACTCGATGATCGGGTCGCCGTCCTCGACGCAGACGCCGTACCCGAGTCCGGACTTGTTGTTCTCGACGATGACGTTGTGGTGGACGTGCACGCGCGACCCGTCCTCCACGCCGATGCCGTCGTACGTGAACCCGGAGATGCGGTTGTTGTCCACCTCGCCGTCGCCAGTGGCCTTGATGCCGGTGCCGTCGGACGACCCGCTTTGGTCGTCACCGGGGTGTGCGCCGCGAAGGCGGATGCCCGTGAAGCGGCCGCTGCCGCGCAGGAAGAACGATTCGTCGAGGTCGTCCGAGGAGAGGAGACCGCCCGGGGAGTCGTCCACGCCACGGTTCGACGCGAGCGTGACGCCGGAGGGGACGTCGATGTCGCCCGAGGTGATGTCGATGCGCTCGTCGCCGGGCACGAACACGATCTCGCCCGAGCTCGCCGCGTTCAGGCCGTCCACGAGTTCGGACTCGTTGTGGACGACGATGTTCGCGTCCGAGCGCGTGACCGTCCGGTCGTAGCCGCTGCCACCGCCGAGGGGGCCGTTGTCCGCCGTCGAGTCGCTCCCGCCGTCGCTGCCGCCATCGCTCCCGCCGTCGCTGCTCCCGTCGTCGGTCGGCGGTTCCTCGCCGAGCATCTCGTACGTCGTCGTCTGCTGGCCGTTCAGGTAGACCGAGAACGTGCCTTCCATCGGACTGAAGTCCCGGGGTTCGCCCTCGAACTCGAAGGAGTCGCCGTAGCCGTTCCCGGTGAGGCCCGTGACCGTCCACGTGCCGTCGGCGTTCTGCGTGATCTTGTCGTTGCGCTTCTCGGCGGAGTTCTTCCCGTTGTCGAGATTCTTCGTGATCTCGCCGGAGGCGGTGAACTCGTACTCGACGCTCCCGTCGGCGGGCGTCGTGATCGTCAGCGTGTTCGAGGGAACCTCCTGGCCGGTGAGTTCCGTGACGGTCGTCTCGTTACCGTCGAGGTAGACGGTGTAAGAACCCGTTACCGGCGTGAACTCGAGCGGTTCGCCCTCGAACTCGAGGGTGTCACCGTAGCCGTTGCCGGTGAGGCCCGTGACCGTCCACGTGCCGTCGTCGTTCTGCGTCACGACGTCGTTGTCCTCGGCGGAGTTGTCGCCGTTGTCGAGGACCTTCGAGATCTCGCCAGACGCCGTGAACTCGTACTCGACGCTCCCGTCGGCGGGCGTCGTGATCTCGAGCATGTGCGTGGTCGTCGCCGTCGTCGTATCTTCGCTGTCGTCGCCGGTCGTGAGCTCGTCGACCGTCACCTGCTCGCCGTTGAGGACGAGCGTGAACGTGCCGCTGGTGGGGGAGAACGACCGTACGTCGCCCTGGAGGTCGAACGTGTCGCCGTAGCCGTTGCCGGTGAGGCCCGTGACCGTCCACGTGCCGTCGTCGTTCTGCGTGATTTCGTCGTTACCCTCCTCGGCGGAGCGCTTGCCGGCGTCGAGGACTCTCGACGGTTCCTCCGTGGTAACGAACTCGTACTCGACGCTCCCGTCTTCGGGCGTGAGGATCTCGAGGCGGTCGCCAGCTGTCGCGTCGTCGGTCTGGTCGTTGTAACTGATGCTTACCTGGACGTTGCCGTCGACCTGGAGGTTCGTTATCGTCCCCGCGAAGTCGTACGAGTCGGTGTCGCCCGCGACCGTCCCGGACGCTGCGGCGTCGGAGACGCCGTCGTCGCTCTCGAGGCTTCCGTCGCCCGCGGCCTGGATGGCCTCGCTGACACCGACCTTGTAGGACGCCTCGGTGCTGGCGTCGGTGCCGGTGAACGAGATCCGGTTCGGGTAGGACGCCGCGGCGCTCGCACCGGCCGCCGCCACCGTCGTCCCGACCGCCGTGACGCCCGCCAGCTGCATGAGTCGCCGCCTGCCGAGTCGCCGCGAGTGATTGTCCGAGTCGGTGCCGTTAACCTCTCCATTAGGGTCCGACATACCTGGGTATCCACGACTTACCCGATAAAGCGATTTTTACGGGTATGCCACCGTTAGGGGACCGGTGCTGACCGGTTCGGCTATATTTAGTTACCAGCTACCCGCAGCTATTCTCGCGGGGGTAACAGCCTCTTACCGGCGCTAATGCTCCGTTTACGGCCGAGTAACGGGTTCATACCGGCCGTCCGAGCCCCGTGTGGGTCTTTCGCATGGAGAGCTCGCGATCGGCTGGCCC
Proteins encoded in this region:
- a CDS encoding right-handed parallel beta-helix repeat-containing protein, which codes for MSDPNGEVNGTDSDNHSRRLGRRRLMQLAGVTAVGTTVAAAGASAAASYPNRISFTGTDASTEASYKVGVSEAIQAAGDGSLESDDGVSDAAASGTVAGDTDSYDFAGTITNLQVDGNVQVSISYNDQTDDATAGDRLEILTPEDGSVEYEFVTTEEPSRVLDAGKRSAEEGNDEITQNDDGTWTVTGLTGNGYGDTFDLQGDVRSFSPTSGTFTLVLNGEQVTVDELTTGDDSEDTTTATTTHMLEITTPADGSVEYEFTASGEISKVLDNGDNSAEDNDVVTQNDDGTWTVTGLTGNGYGDTLEFEGEPLEFTPVTGSYTVYLDGNETTVTELTGQEVPSNTLTITTPADGSVEYEFTASGEITKNLDNGKNSAEKRNDKITQNADGTWTVTGLTGNGYGDSFEFEGEPRDFSPMEGTFSVYLNGQQTTTYEMLGEEPPTDDGSSDGGSDGGSDGGSDSTADNGPLGGGSGYDRTVTRSDANIVVHNESELVDGLNAASSGEIVFVPGDERIDITSGDIDVPSGVTLASNRGVDDSPGGLLSSDDLDESFFLRGSGRFTGIRLRGAHPGDDQSGSSDGTGIKATGDGEVDNNRISGFTYDGIGVEDGSRVHVHHNVIVENNKSGLGYGVCVEDGDPIIEYNYFNYNRHSVAMSQGTGSYTCRYNHFGPTEVQHNIDVHPPAGGVYDIHNNVVETVHREYDGNLNHAIDIRDVPDQAVITDNWFWNPNAPDPDGPTDQGGQTIVQENVSDWTNMSFSSNAYGEDANVSFSDVIPGYDGWRSN